The following proteins are encoded in a genomic region of Bradyrhizobium sp. SK17:
- the fdhF gene encoding formate dehydrogenase subunit alpha, with amino-acid sequence MTRITFELDGKQVEANPGETIWQVAKRQGNEIPHLCYSPAPDYRPDGNCRACMVEIEGERVLAASCKRTPAVGMKVKTASERAVAAQKMVMELLVADQPARETSHDPDSKFWHWAEKTGVTESRFPAAERWQADASHPAMRVNLDACIQCGLCVRACREVQVNDVIGMAYRNHDAKIVFDFDDPMGESTCVACGECVQACPTGALMPAVMLDDKQTRVTYPDRKVDSLCPYCGVGCQVTYQVKDEKVIYAEGRDGPANHNRLCVKGRFGFDYIHHPNRLTRPLVRLPGVRKDANDQVDPANPYTHFREASWEEALDIAASGLVRIRDEKGAKALAGFGSAKGSNEEAYLFQKLVRTGFGSNNVDHCTRLCHASSVAALFEGLSSGAVSAPFAAAADAEVIWVIGANPTVNHPVAATYIKNAAKRGAKLYVMDPRRQTLSRHATAHLAFKPGSDVAMLNAMINTIITEGLTDEQFIAGYTEGFEDLKAKIVDFTPEKMSPICGIAAETLREVARTYARAKSSIIFWGMGISQHVHGTDNARCLIALALITGQVGRPGTGLHPLRGQNNVQGASDAGLIPMFLPDYQPVGRDDMRGAFEKLWGQDLDPERGLTVVEIMNAIHAGRIHGMYIEGENPAMSDPDLQHAREALAKLDHLVVQDLFVTETAFHADVILPASAFAEKDGSFTNTDRRVQLARQVIKPPGDARQDLWIIQEIGKRMGLPWNYAGPGDVFTEMAELMPSLKNITWERLVREGAVTYPVDDPHKPGNEIIFTTGFPTPSGRGKIVPAKVIPPDELPDAEYPMVLSTGRVLEHWHTGSMTRRAQVLDQIEPEAVAFMSPKDMRGKNLWPGDFIRLETRRGAIEVKVRADRDVPENMVFMPFCYAEAAANLLTNPALDPFGKIPEFKFCAARAEKIEIRTAAE; translated from the coding sequence ATGACCAGGATCACATTCGAACTCGACGGCAAGCAGGTTGAGGCCAATCCCGGCGAGACCATCTGGCAGGTGGCCAAGCGGCAAGGCAACGAGATCCCGCACCTGTGCTATTCGCCGGCGCCCGATTACCGGCCCGACGGCAATTGCCGCGCCTGCATGGTCGAGATCGAGGGCGAGCGCGTGCTGGCGGCCTCCTGCAAGCGCACGCCGGCGGTCGGCATGAAGGTGAAGACCGCAAGCGAGCGCGCCGTCGCCGCGCAGAAGATGGTGATGGAGCTGCTGGTCGCCGACCAGCCGGCGCGTGAGACCTCGCACGATCCGGATTCGAAATTCTGGCACTGGGCGGAGAAGACCGGCGTCACCGAGAGCCGCTTCCCGGCGGCGGAGCGCTGGCAGGCCGACGCCAGCCACCCCGCGATGCGGGTCAATCTCGACGCCTGCATCCAGTGCGGCCTTTGCGTCCGCGCCTGCCGCGAGGTGCAGGTCAACGACGTCATCGGCATGGCCTATCGCAATCACGACGCCAAGATCGTGTTCGACTTCGACGACCCGATGGGTGAATCGACCTGTGTGGCCTGCGGCGAATGCGTGCAGGCCTGTCCGACCGGCGCGCTGATGCCGGCGGTGATGCTCGACGACAAGCAGACCCGCGTCACCTATCCCGACAGGAAGGTCGACTCGCTTTGCCCGTATTGCGGCGTCGGCTGCCAGGTGACCTACCAGGTCAAGGACGAGAAGGTGATCTATGCCGAGGGCAGGGATGGTCCCGCCAACCACAACCGGCTTTGCGTCAAGGGCCGGTTCGGTTTCGACTACATCCACCATCCCAACCGCCTGACCAGGCCGCTGGTGCGGCTGCCCGGCGTCAGGAAGGATGCCAACGATCAGGTCGATCCGGCCAATCCCTACACCCACTTCCGCGAGGCGTCGTGGGAGGAAGCGCTCGACATCGCCGCTAGCGGGCTAGTCAGGATCCGGGACGAGAAGGGCGCCAAGGCGCTTGCCGGGTTCGGTTCGGCCAAGGGCTCCAATGAAGAGGCTTACCTGTTCCAGAAGCTGGTGCGGACCGGCTTCGGCTCGAACAATGTCGATCACTGCACGCGGCTGTGCCACGCCTCGTCGGTGGCCGCGCTGTTCGAAGGCCTGAGCTCGGGCGCGGTGTCGGCGCCGTTCGCGGCCGCGGCCGATGCCGAGGTGATCTGGGTGATCGGCGCCAACCCGACCGTCAACCATCCGGTGGCGGCGACCTATATCAAGAACGCGGCCAAGCGCGGCGCCAAGCTCTACGTGATGGATCCGCGCCGCCAGACGCTGTCGCGCCACGCGACCGCGCATCTCGCCTTCAAGCCCGGCAGCGACGTCGCGATGCTGAACGCGATGATCAACACGATCATCACCGAGGGGCTGACCGACGAGCAGTTCATCGCCGGATATACCGAGGGCTTCGAGGATCTGAAGGCCAAGATCGTCGATTTCACCCCGGAGAAGATGTCGCCGATTTGCGGCATTGCCGCCGAGACGCTGCGCGAGGTGGCGCGGACCTACGCGCGCGCCAAATCGTCGATCATCTTCTGGGGCATGGGCATCAGCCAGCACGTGCACGGCACCGACAATGCGCGCTGCCTGATCGCGCTCGCGCTGATCACCGGCCAGGTCGGGCGGCCCGGCACCGGCCTGCATCCCTTGCGCGGTCAGAACAACGTGCAGGGCGCCTCCGACGCCGGGTTGATTCCGATGTTCCTGCCGGACTATCAGCCGGTCGGGCGCGACGACATGCGCGGTGCGTTCGAGAAGCTGTGGGGCCAGGACCTCGATCCCGAGCGCGGCCTGACCGTCGTCGAGATCATGAACGCGATCCACGCCGGCCGGATCCACGGCATGTATATCGAGGGCGAGAACCCCGCGATGTCGGATCCGGATTTGCAGCACGCGCGCGAGGCGCTGGCCAAGCTCGATCACCTCGTGGTGCAGGATCTGTTCGTCACCGAGACCGCGTTCCACGCCGACGTGATCCTGCCGGCATCGGCATTTGCCGAGAAGGACGGTTCGTTCACCAACACCGACCGCCGCGTGCAACTGGCGCGTCAGGTGATCAAGCCGCCGGGCGATGCCCGCCAGGACCTCTGGATCATCCAGGAGATCGGCAAGCGGATGGGACTGCCGTGGAATTACGCCGGCCCCGGCGACGTCTTCACCGAGATGGCGGAACTGATGCCGTCGCTGAAGAACATCACCTGGGAGCGGCTGGTTCGCGAGGGTGCCGTAACCTATCCGGTCGACGACCCGCACAAGCCCGGCAACGAGATCATCTTCACGACCGGTTTCCCGACGCCAAGCGGCCGCGGCAAGATCGTGCCCGCCAAGGTGATCCCGCCGGACGAACTGCCCGATGCCGAATACCCGATGGTGCTGTCGACCGGACGCGTGCTCGAGCACTGGCACACCGGCTCGATGACCCGCCGCGCCCAGGTGCTCGACCAGATCGAGCCCGAGGCGGTGGCGTTCATGTCGCCAAAGGACATGCGGGGCAAGAACCTGTGGCCCGGCGATTTCATTCGCCTGGAAACCCGGCGTGGCGCGATCGAAGTCAAGGTGCGCGCTGACCGCGACGTGCCGGAGAACATGGTCTTCATGCCGTTCTGCTACGCCGAGGCCGCCGCGAACCTCCTGACCAACCCGGCGCTCGATCCGTTCGGCAAGATTCCCGAGTTCAAGTTCTGCGCGGCGCGGGCCGAGAAGATCGAGATCCGGACCGCCGCGGAGTGA
- a CDS encoding SDR family NAD(P)-dependent oxidoreductase, translating into MLDKIDDKRIALVTGANQGIGRQIAKDLVGHRLIVLVGSRDFARGKAAADEIGPGAHALQLDVTDQASIAAAAARIGEEFGQLDVLVQNAAISNTRKRPDQSVADYAATTRPSNVALDEMRAVWETNVFGVLAVYQAMLPLLRKAPAARIVNVSSGAGSLTRNADPANPHRPIFGPVYPASKTALNAITLAMAIELEGTAIKVNAVSPGFTRTNLNNYAGTETVEEGAREAVRVALLGPDGPTGTFTHATLGTLPW; encoded by the coding sequence ATGCTGGACAAGATCGACGACAAGCGCATCGCCCTGGTCACCGGGGCCAACCAGGGCATCGGCCGCCAGATCGCAAAGGATCTCGTTGGACACCGCCTCATCGTGCTGGTCGGCTCGCGCGATTTCGCACGCGGCAAGGCTGCGGCCGACGAGATCGGCCCTGGCGCGCATGCGCTGCAACTCGATGTCACCGATCAGGCCTCGATCGCCGCGGCCGCGGCGCGCATCGGGGAGGAATTCGGCCAGCTCGATGTGCTGGTCCAGAACGCGGCGATCTCGAACACGCGAAAGCGGCCGGACCAGTCCGTCGCGGACTATGCGGCAACCACCCGTCCGAGCAACGTGGCGCTCGATGAGATGCGCGCGGTGTGGGAGACCAATGTGTTCGGCGTGCTCGCGGTCTACCAGGCGATGCTGCCGCTGCTGCGCAAGGCACCGGCGGCACGCATCGTCAATGTGTCGAGCGGCGCCGGCTCGCTGACGCGCAACGCCGACCCGGCCAATCCGCATCGGCCGATCTTCGGCCCGGTCTACCCCGCATCCAAGACCGCGCTGAATGCGATCACGCTCGCGATGGCGATCGAGCTGGAAGGGACCGCGATCAAGGTCAATGCCGTCTCGCCCGGCTTCACCAGGACCAACCTGAACAATTATGCCGGCACGGAGACCGTCGAGGAAGGCGCCCGCGAAGCGGTGCGGGTCGCCCTGCTCGGCCCCGACGGGCCGACGGGCACCTTCACCCACGCGACGCTCGGGACGCTGCCCTGGTAG
- a CDS encoding SDR family oxidoreductase produces MKTILITGCSSGFGLETAKYFLDRDWKVIATMRTPREDALPRSEHLRLLALDVTDPGSIQRVIAAAGAIDALVNNAGFGAASPFEATPMTTIRELFETNMFGTMALTQAVLPQFRQRRAGVVVNVTSSVTLKSIPLIASYTATKAAVNAFTDSMAIELAPFGVRARLVLPGRSPETRFGDTARTRMQGLDHDAYAELVKSTFARLTEPGPITHARDVADAVWRAVTDPSSPMRIPAGADAVMWAAEGRN; encoded by the coding sequence ATGAAAACCATCTTGATCACCGGATGCTCGTCCGGCTTCGGACTGGAAACCGCGAAATACTTTCTCGATCGCGACTGGAAGGTCATCGCAACGATGCGCACGCCGCGCGAGGACGCGCTGCCGCGCTCCGAACATCTTCGGCTGCTCGCACTCGACGTCACCGATCCCGGAAGCATCCAACGCGTCATCGCGGCGGCGGGGGCGATCGACGCCCTGGTCAACAATGCGGGCTTCGGCGCGGCTTCGCCGTTCGAGGCCACGCCGATGACGACGATCCGCGAGCTGTTCGAGACCAACATGTTCGGCACGATGGCGCTGACGCAGGCGGTGCTGCCGCAGTTCAGGCAGCGCCGGGCCGGCGTCGTCGTCAACGTCACCTCGAGCGTGACATTGAAGTCGATCCCCCTGATCGCATCCTACACCGCGACCAAGGCGGCGGTGAATGCGTTCACCGACTCGATGGCGATCGAGCTCGCGCCGTTCGGCGTGCGCGCGCGCCTGGTGCTGCCGGGACGCTCGCCGGAGACCCGCTTCGGCGACACCGCGCGCACCCGCATGCAGGGCCTCGACCACGACGCCTATGCCGAACTCGTCAAGAGCACCTTCGCACGCTTGACCGAGCCGGGGCCGATCACGCACGCGCGGGACGTCGCCGACGCGGTGTGGCGCGCGGTGACCGATCCGTCGAGCCCGATGCGGATCCCCGCCGGCGCCGACGCCGTGATGTGGGCCGCGGAAGGCCGAAACTAG
- a CDS encoding AraC family transcriptional regulator, with the protein MVVDPLAEVVALLQPGARFSKAVVGAGAWHIRRSDAGQPFYCVVLEGGCRLVVDVHEAIELRSGDFILVPAAHGVAMSSLAPPSVLAETVPVALTSGEFRIGNQDGPTDLRMLIGHCSFASPDAALLVSLLPQLVHVRGEPRLATLVQFVRDEFREQRPAREVILARLLEVLLIEALRSAAGTAASPGLVRGLADERLAVAIRRMHESPARAWTVAQLAKEAALSRSAFFDRFNRAVGVAPMEYLLAWRMAMAKNMLRGSDGGVAEIAQRVGYGSASAFSVAFTRHVGLSPTQYAREQMEQ; encoded by the coding sequence ATGGTCGTCGACCCGCTCGCGGAGGTGGTCGCGCTGCTGCAACCCGGGGCGCGGTTCTCGAAGGCCGTCGTCGGCGCGGGCGCCTGGCATATCCGCCGCTCCGATGCCGGTCAGCCGTTCTATTGCGTGGTGCTCGAGGGTGGATGCCGCCTCGTGGTCGACGTCCACGAGGCGATCGAGCTGCGCTCGGGCGACTTCATCCTGGTCCCCGCGGCGCATGGCGTCGCGATGTCGAGCCTCGCGCCGCCATCGGTGCTCGCCGAGACAGTGCCTGTTGCGCTGACGAGTGGCGAGTTCAGGATCGGCAATCAGGATGGTCCGACCGATCTGCGAATGCTGATCGGCCATTGCAGCTTCGCCTCGCCGGACGCCGCCCTGCTGGTGTCGCTGCTTCCCCAACTGGTGCATGTGCGCGGTGAGCCGCGGCTCGCGACCCTCGTGCAGTTCGTCCGCGACGAATTCCGCGAGCAGCGTCCGGCGCGCGAGGTGATCCTCGCCCGCCTGCTCGAGGTTCTCCTGATCGAGGCGCTGCGTTCGGCCGCCGGCACCGCGGCGTCGCCCGGCTTGGTGCGCGGGCTCGCCGACGAACGGCTCGCCGTCGCGATCCGGCGGATGCATGAGAGCCCGGCGCGGGCCTGGACGGTGGCGCAACTGGCGAAGGAGGCGGCGCTGTCGCGCTCGGCATTCTTCGACCGGTTCAACCGCGCGGTCGGCGTTGCGCCGATGGAATATCTGCTGGCATGGCGCATGGCGATGGCCAAGAACATGCTGCGCGGAAGCGACGGCGGCGTCGCCGAAATCGCGCAACGCGTCGGCTATGGCTCTGCCAGCGCGTTCAGCGTCGCCTTCACCCGCCACGTCGGACTGTCACCGACCCAGTATGCGCGCGAACAGATGGAGCAGTGA
- a CDS encoding phospholipase C: MGQQVKAKFLSTVGFCVIAAAIASSAPAPAQDDNGHDRHPHDIQTATPIKHLVVIFNENRSFDHYFATYPNAANPTGSIPFVPKPHTPKVNNLANANLLVNNPNTNPANGTGATNPFRLDRTQANTKSQNHAYTPEQQAYDNGKADLFPKYTGRGTSGGVGAFGTNGQVMGYFDGNTVTAFWNYAQNFAMSDNNYTDTYGPSTPGAIEVISGQTNGVQNIVGTSSSVPDGQGGLTLIGDTDPAYDLCSSKTSTMLLTGKNIGDLLNAEHISWGSFMGGFNITLRNTNGTVGCARSTFSSTVGGTIVDYIPHHAWFQYYKSTANPYHLRPSSTNAIGHTYAADGKTVDPANHGYDLEDFYAAVKAGNFPAVSYIKMPAYQDGHPGNSDPLDEQVGNVELINFLQQQPEWGETAVIVTYDDSDGWYDHAYAVPTSASYDPTADQVNGPGQCGLGVGKQTQPKGLNGQPVNGRCGPGTRTPFLLISPYAKQNFVSHTRISQASVVRFVEDNWLRGQRLGGGSFDDGVESIMDMFDFDHGDDRQNKLFLDPTAGTVIVSPSDDHHNH; encoded by the coding sequence ATGGGGCAACAGGTGAAGGCGAAATTCCTTTCAACGGTCGGATTTTGTGTGATCGCTGCGGCGATCGCGAGCAGCGCTCCGGCGCCGGCTCAAGACGATAACGGTCATGATCGTCATCCGCATGACATTCAAACTGCAACACCGATCAAGCATCTCGTGGTGATCTTCAACGAGAACCGCTCTTTCGATCATTACTTCGCGACCTATCCGAACGCGGCCAACCCGACCGGCTCGATTCCCTTCGTGCCGAAGCCGCATACGCCGAAGGTGAACAACCTCGCCAACGCCAACCTGTTGGTCAACAACCCGAACACCAATCCGGCCAACGGGACCGGAGCGACCAATCCGTTCCGCCTCGACCGCACCCAGGCCAACACCAAGTCGCAGAACCACGCCTATACGCCCGAGCAGCAGGCCTACGACAACGGCAAGGCCGACTTGTTTCCGAAATACACCGGACGCGGCACCTCAGGTGGCGTCGGTGCCTTCGGCACCAACGGTCAGGTGATGGGCTATTTCGACGGCAACACCGTCACCGCGTTCTGGAATTACGCGCAGAACTTCGCCATGAGCGACAACAACTACACCGACACCTACGGTCCGTCGACGCCGGGCGCGATCGAGGTGATCTCCGGACAAACCAATGGCGTGCAGAACATCGTCGGCACGTCGTCGTCGGTCCCCGACGGCCAGGGCGGCCTGACGCTGATCGGCGACACCGATCCCGCCTACGACCTCTGCTCGAGCAAGACCAGCACGATGCTGCTGACGGGCAAGAACATCGGCGACCTGCTCAACGCTGAACACATCAGCTGGGGCAGCTTCATGGGCGGCTTCAACATCACGCTCCGGAATACCAATGGCACGGTGGGCTGCGCGCGCAGCACCTTCTCCAGCACTGTCGGCGGCACCATCGTGGACTACATCCCGCACCACGCCTGGTTCCAGTACTACAAGTCGACCGCCAATCCGTATCATCTGCGGCCGAGCTCGACCAATGCGATCGGTCACACCTATGCCGCCGACGGCAAGACGGTCGATCCGGCCAACCACGGCTACGATCTCGAGGATTTCTACGCCGCGGTGAAGGCCGGCAATTTCCCGGCCGTCTCCTACATCAAGATGCCGGCCTATCAGGATGGTCATCCCGGCAACTCCGATCCGCTCGACGAGCAGGTCGGCAACGTCGAGCTGATCAACTTCCTCCAGCAGCAGCCGGAGTGGGGGGAGACCGCCGTCATCGTGACCTATGACGACTCGGACGGCTGGTACGACCACGCCTATGCCGTGCCGACCAGCGCCTCGTATGATCCGACCGCCGATCAGGTCAACGGTCCCGGCCAGTGCGGCCTCGGCGTCGGCAAGCAGACGCAGCCGAAGGGCCTCAACGGCCAGCCGGTGAATGGTCGCTGCGGTCCCGGGACGCGCACTCCGTTCCTGCTGATCTCGCCCTACGCCAAGCAGAACTTCGTCAGCCACACCCGGATCTCGCAGGCCTCCGTCGTGCGCTTCGTCGAAGACAATTGGCTGCGCGGCCAGCGTCTGGGCGGCGGCTCGTTCGACGACGGCGTCGAATCGATCATGGACATGTTCGACTTCGATCACGGCGACGATCGGCAGAACAAGCTGTTCCTCGATCCGACCGCGGGTACGGTCATCGTCAGCCCGTCTGACGATCACCACAACCACTAA
- a CDS encoding cytochrome-c peroxidase — protein sequence MNRRISWLLGAGLLCMAGAVLAVETQELVGKNPNPVQLRRPPVAPLSAMAQLGQKIFYDASLSSSGALSCASCHSPDHAYGPPDDAAVMHGGPALSRQGTRAVPSLTYHERLPNFSIGPEKDEDDNVVDLAQMAALGQQATRAKKVATETSAAAVNIVPQGGLFWDGRADTLQDQAIFPLLDPNEMDGGSMEVVADKLKQADYAPRFAELFGAHIFDNRRLLVAEAMFAVARYQVEEPSFHPYTSKFDYWLEGKARLSEAELRGLQLFNDPDKANCGGCHTSAPTRDGLPPLFTDHQFEALGAPRNATLTSNRDPNYFDLGVCGPYRTDIAEQTQYCGMFLTPTLRNTATRRVFFHNGVFRSLEQVLDFYNFRDTNPEKVYPRGAEGTVRKYDDLPEKYHANVDVSDPPFERHLGDTPAMTAQDEADIIAFLKTLTDGYQPEP from the coding sequence ATGAACCGCCGCATTTCGTGGCTCCTCGGCGCCGGCCTGCTTTGCATGGCCGGCGCCGTTTTGGCAGTCGAGACGCAAGAGCTGGTGGGGAAGAACCCCAACCCGGTGCAGCTCAGGCGCCCGCCGGTCGCGCCGCTTTCCGCGATGGCGCAACTCGGCCAGAAGATCTTCTACGATGCTTCGCTGTCCTCGTCGGGCGCGTTGTCATGCGCGTCCTGTCACAGCCCGGACCACGCCTATGGTCCGCCAGATGATGCCGCGGTGATGCATGGCGGGCCCGCGCTGTCCCGGCAGGGGACGCGCGCCGTGCCATCGCTGACCTATCACGAACGTCTCCCGAATTTCAGCATCGGGCCGGAGAAGGACGAGGACGACAACGTCGTCGACCTCGCGCAGATGGCCGCGCTCGGCCAGCAGGCCACGCGCGCCAAGAAGGTCGCGACCGAGACGTCCGCCGCGGCGGTCAACATCGTGCCGCAGGGCGGGCTGTTCTGGGACGGCCGCGCCGATACGCTACAGGACCAGGCGATCTTTCCGCTGCTCGACCCCAATGAGATGGATGGCGGCAGCATGGAGGTGGTGGCCGACAAGCTGAAGCAGGCGGACTATGCCCCGCGCTTTGCCGAACTGTTCGGTGCTCACATCTTCGATAACCGGCGGTTGCTGGTCGCGGAGGCGATGTTCGCCGTCGCGCGCTATCAGGTGGAGGAGCCGAGCTTCCATCCCTATACCAGCAAGTTCGACTACTGGCTCGAGGGCAAGGCGCGGCTCAGCGAAGCCGAGTTGCGCGGCCTGCAATTGTTCAACGATCCCGACAAGGCCAATTGCGGCGGCTGCCATACGTCGGCGCCGACCCGCGATGGCTTGCCGCCACTGTTCACCGATCATCAGTTCGAGGCGCTCGGGGCGCCGCGCAACGCCACGCTCACCAGCAACCGCGATCCCAATTATTTCGATCTCGGGGTCTGCGGCCCGTACCGCACCGACATCGCCGAGCAGACGCAATATTGCGGCATGTTTCTGACGCCGACCTTGCGCAACACCGCAACGCGCCGCGTGTTCTTCCACAACGGCGTGTTCCGCAGCCTGGAGCAGGTGCTGGATTTCTATAACTTCCGCGATACCAATCCGGAGAAGGTGTATCCGCGCGGGGCCGAAGGAACGGTGCGAAAATACGACGATCTGCCGGAAAAATATCACGCCAATGTCGACGTCAGCGATCCGCCCTTCGAGCGCCATCTGGGCGACACGCCCGCGATGACGGCGCAGGATGAAGCCGACATCATCGCCTTCCTGAAGACGTTGACCGACGGTTACCAGCCGGAGCCGTGA
- a CDS encoding aldo/keto reductase, with protein MNLVEGNGAKIPAIGLGTWELRGRTCARIVEQALRLGYRHIDTAQIYDNEREVGEGLRASSIKRDDVFLTTKVWTTHFKPKDLERSAKESLARLRMTEVDLLLLHWPNPQVPLSDTLGALARVRQAGLARHIGVSNFNAALLAEAVAACPEPLACDQVEYHPYLDQAGVVEACAGHGMAFVAYSPIAKGRIKNDRALARIGDRYRKTAAQVCLRWLVQQNVSAIPRTSKLERLQENLDVFGFELSDEDMHEISAMSGAVSR; from the coding sequence ATGAATCTCGTCGAAGGCAACGGTGCCAAAATCCCCGCGATCGGGCTCGGCACGTGGGAGCTGCGCGGCCGGACCTGCGCCCGCATCGTCGAGCAGGCGCTGCGGCTCGGATACCGCCACATCGACACCGCGCAGATCTACGACAATGAGCGCGAGGTCGGCGAGGGATTGCGCGCCTCCAGCATCAAGCGCGACGATGTGTTTCTGACCACCAAGGTCTGGACCACGCATTTCAAGCCGAAAGATCTCGAACGTTCCGCCAAGGAGAGCCTGGCGCGGCTGCGCATGACCGAGGTCGATCTGTTGCTGCTGCATTGGCCCAATCCGCAGGTGCCGCTCTCCGACACGCTCGGCGCGCTGGCGCGGGTCAGGCAGGCCGGGTTGGCGCGGCATATCGGCGTCTCGAATTTCAACGCGGCGCTGCTCGCGGAGGCGGTGGCAGCATGCCCGGAGCCGCTTGCCTGCGACCAGGTCGAGTATCATCCCTATCTCGACCAGGCCGGTGTGGTGGAGGCCTGTGCAGGCCACGGCATGGCGTTCGTTGCCTACAGCCCGATCGCGAAAGGGCGGATCAAGAACGACCGGGCACTGGCGCGGATCGGTGACCGCTATCGCAAGACCGCTGCCCAGGTCTGCCTGCGTTGGCTGGTGCAGCAGAATGTGTCCGCGATCCCGCGCACCTCGAAGCTGGAGCGGCTTCAGGAGAACCTCGACGTCTTCGGTTTCGAGCTGTCGGATGAGGACATGCACGAGATTTCGGCGATGTCCGGCGCCGTCTCACGATGA
- a CDS encoding DUF599 domain-containing protein has protein sequence MTGYWVDILAVGFFALEWLVYAVTLEHTAYGRDSLSARMHVYREIWVRNLLHREARMVDMQIMASLQNGTAFFASTSLIAIGGALALLRATNDALAVLGALPVNLSPSPALWEIKCIGLILIFIYTFFKFAWAYRLFNYVAILFGAMPPAGERDTPEAEAHVVRTTRLFETAGRHFNRGQRAFFFALGYLGWFLSPWVLFVTTAAVVIVIWRRQFASNAWQAMGS, from the coding sequence ATGACCGGCTATTGGGTCGACATCCTGGCCGTCGGCTTCTTCGCGCTGGAATGGCTGGTCTACGCCGTCACGCTGGAGCACACCGCCTATGGGCGCGACAGCCTGTCGGCGCGGATGCATGTCTATCGCGAGATCTGGGTAAGGAACCTGCTCCACCGCGAGGCGCGGATGGTCGACATGCAGATCATGGCGTCGTTGCAGAACGGCACCGCGTTCTTTGCCTCCACCAGCCTGATCGCGATCGGCGGCGCACTGGCGCTGTTGCGTGCGACCAATGACGCGCTCGCCGTGCTCGGCGCATTGCCGGTCAACCTCTCGCCCTCGCCCGCCCTATGGGAGATCAAGTGCATCGGGCTGATCCTGATTTTCATCTACACCTTCTTCAAATTCGCCTGGGCGTATCGCCTGTTCAACTATGTCGCGATCCTGTTCGGCGCGATGCCGCCGGCCGGGGAACGCGATACACCGGAGGCCGAGGCCCATGTGGTCCGCACCACGCGGCTGTTCGAGACCGCGGGCCGCCACTTCAACCGTGGCCAGCGCGCATTCTTCTTCGCGCTCGGCTATCTCGGCTGGTTCCTCAGCCCGTGGGTGCTGTTTGTCACGACGGCCGCGGTCGTAATCGTGATCTGGCGTCGGCAGTTCGCGTCGAACGCATGGCAGGCGATGGGAAGCTGA
- a CDS encoding glutathione S-transferase family protein encodes MLKLVIGNKNYSSWSMRPWLALRANDIPFEEVFIPLYTDQADKDRILGFSRAGKVPTLIDGDVTVWDSLAIIEYLAEKFPEAKLWPSDRAARAHARAISAEMHSGFVPLRSECGMNLHRPVSAIALSDDARANVARIQEIWAECYARYGRQGPFLFGAFSGADAMYAPVVHRFRTYAIPVKPEAQHYVDAMMALPAFQEWTRDGLAETLRIERFETV; translated from the coding sequence ATGCTCAAGCTCGTCATCGGCAACAAGAACTATTCGTCATGGTCGATGCGGCCCTGGTTGGCGCTGCGCGCCAATGACATCCCGTTCGAGGAAGTCTTCATCCCGCTCTACACCGACCAGGCCGATAAGGACCGCATCCTCGGCTTCAGCCGGGCCGGCAAGGTGCCGACGCTGATCGACGGCGACGTCACGGTGTGGGACTCGCTCGCGATCATCGAGTATCTCGCGGAGAAATTTCCCGAGGCGAAGCTGTGGCCTTCGGACCGCGCCGCGCGCGCGCATGCCCGCGCGATCTCGGCCGAGATGCATTCCGGTTTCGTGCCGCTGCGCAGCGAGTGCGGCATGAACCTGCACCGCCCCGTCAGCGCTATCGCGTTGTCGGATGACGCGCGGGCCAATGTGGCGCGGATCCAGGAGATCTGGGCCGAGTGTTACGCGCGCTATGGCAGGCAGGGACCGTTCCTGTTCGGGGCATTCTCCGGAGCCGACGCGATGTACGCTCCCGTGGTGCATCGCTTCCGCACCTATGCGATCCCGGTGAAGCCCGAGGCCCAGCACTATGTCGATGCCATGATGGCGCTGCCGGCGTTCCAGGAATGGACCCGGGATGGTCTGGCCGAGACGCTGCGGATCGAGCGATTCGAGACCGTCTGA
- a CDS encoding YidB family protein: MGILDSLENSPELKSMLGQLGAAVIPAVLGEVMGNGGQGGLSAIVAKLEQAGLGDQVKSWIGTGQNLPITAEQLQQVLGSDTVKQLAARFNIPVDQLSQVLAQALPGAVDSASPNGKLPHTA; the protein is encoded by the coding sequence ATGGGCATACTCGATTCCCTGGAGAATTCGCCGGAGCTGAAAAGCATGCTTGGCCAGCTCGGGGCGGCCGTGATCCCCGCGGTGCTCGGCGAGGTGATGGGCAATGGCGGGCAGGGCGGCTTGTCCGCGATCGTCGCCAAGCTCGAGCAGGCCGGGCTCGGCGACCAGGTCAAATCCTGGATCGGCACCGGCCAGAACCTGCCGATCACGGCCGAGCAGCTCCAGCAGGTGCTGGGCAGCGACACGGTCAAGCAGCTCGCCGCCAGGTTCAACATTCCGGTCGACCAGCTGTCCCAGGTGCTGGCCCAGGCGCTTCCCGGTGCGGTCGACAGCGCGAGCCCGAACGGCAAGTTGCCGCATACCGCCTGA